A part of uncultured Acidilobus sp. JCHS genomic DNA contains:
- a CDS encoding CRISPR-associated protein Cas4: MYCPRMSFFELYLGRPRGLSERLRLALGRLFHVLFIIPDLIRGASRESPMLVEVADGVVLSGRADAMIVRGDEVQIVERKSSKAPRRGAWVSDILQASAYGFMLIRRGRANRVLIEIRYPTASRLFELDEGLSSMLLRAIDDLILVKRHGIVPMAKRGSRCLKCPFKDICYELDKELAVEEGEVVEPGQWLADVNVLEQGAQD, from the coding sequence GTGTACTGCCCAAGGATGAGCTTCTTTGAGCTTTACTTAGGAAGGCCCAGAGGTCTAAGCGAGAGGCTTAGGCTTGCGCTGGGCAGGCTCTTTCACGTCCTCTTTATCATCCCTGACCTAATCAGGGGAGCCAGCAGGGAGAGCCCTATGTTAGTCGAGGTGGCCGACGGCGTAGTCCTCAGCGGCAGAGCAGACGCCATGATTGTCAGAGGTGACGAGGTACAGATCGTAGAGAGGAAAAGCAGCAAGGCACCCAGGAGGGGCGCCTGGGTAAGCGACATACTGCAGGCCTCTGCCTACGGCTTTATGTTGATTAGAAGGGGGAGAGCGAACAGGGTCTTAATTGAGATAAGGTACCCAACAGCTTCAAGGCTCTTTGAGCTTGACGAGGGCCTCTCCTCCATGCTGTTAAGGGCCATAGATGACCTGATTCTCGTCAAGAGGCATGGAATTGTTCCAATGGCTAAAAGGGGGTCAAGATGCCTCAAGTGCCCCTTTAAGGACATCTGCTACGAGCTTGATAAAGAGCTGGCAGTAGAAGAGGGCGAGGTTGTAGAGCCAGGCCAATGGCTTGCAGACGTCAACGTGCTTGAGCAAGGAGCTCAGGATTAA